The sequence TGCATAGTTTTCCCCTTATTATTCTCTCTCCATTTCATGCAGGTGGTTTTATCTTGACAATAGTCAATTTTCAAGTTTAGGGCCCTTGTGCTTGCATGGGTCCCTCCAGGGCCCTGGATAAAACATAGCAAGGTGTTCATCTGGGTGTATGTTTTTGTAAACATTGCAGAAGTAAGATATTTAACTGCAATCCTTTTAAGGTTGATGTCTCCTTCCACCACCAGCTTTCCACCCATCCCAGCACCTTGGTAGCAGTAGGGTACCTGATGGATGTAgctgttaaccttaaaaatataaacagccAGTTATTTTACCCGCCAAAGAATGAATAAGCAGCGGAAGAACTGTAGGCATGTCCTGGGAACAACTGAGGGGCATGCTTTTTTAAGGAGAAAGGGGGTAAGTTGGAAAGGCTGTTATGACCTAAACTGGGAGTTTGAGATATGGTGGCTTTTTATTGGCTGAGCTGTCGCTGGAGGGATAAGGAATATGTCTCTTCCTCCACCTGGAAGAGTAGAGTAGTATCCATGTCCAAGGTCAAGTCTGGCTCTTCCTGCTGGGACTGTAACTGACTTGAGTAGTGGGGTGTGAGAACTTCCCCTGCCAAAACTTCCCCACTCCATTTTAGTGAGGTTCCCTGTTATTAATTTTCACACAGCTAAGGCAGAGTTGAGTTAGGCATACATTTAATTTTGGCTCATAGATGTTTTGGACTGAATGGTTgcatccccccaaaattcatatgctgaattCCTAACCCCGGATGTGATGGTATTAGGTGGTGgggctttgggaggtgatgaagccatgagggtggagtcctcatgaatgagattagtgtccttataaaagagaccctgCCAAGCTCTCTCACCCCTTCCACTAAGTGGGGACACAAAGAGAAGAGGTGTCTGGGAACCAGGAAGCAGGGTCTCACCAGTCGTGGAATGTGTTAGCACCtgaatcttggacttcccagcctctagaagtGTCAGTGGTAGTCTTATAGCAGCAGCCCCAAAAGACCAAGATAAGAGGGATCCATTTATACTGTTCACAGTTGTTTTCCTCTATAGTAAGGTCACTGCCATCCATCTCAGTGCGGGAAATCTTCCAGGAGTACTCCTACTGGCCACTGTTGACTCATCCCGTACTGTGACACAAAGGTGCAAGCCATACGTCATATTTGGGGCCCAGCATCAAGAGTAAGTACATCTTGGGTGGAAAATAAGATTTGAAACATACAGAGCCAGAAGCTATTCTATGAATAATGCTCACAGTCATCAGACATATTAAACTATAAGCAGAGGATTTGGTTCTGAGCAAAGCCTAGTTAAAGCAGACGTCCTTGCCCGTCAGAAATATACTGGGCAGGCAGTATAGGCAATTAAAAATGCACTAtatgttttttcctcctttctaatAGGAATTGCACAAACTAGAAATATAGGACTCCTGGGTTTATAGGCCATGCGGCAAACTTGTGGCAGGATTACAAACAGTTAGTACATCTGTGTGGGAAGTCGGATGTTTCGTGACCTCATCGCACTGTGTCATGTCTTTCTTAGCGCTTCTGCCCTAGCAATGTCTGGTGCTTACTGATAAAATGGCCTGCAGATCATAGCAAAAGTAATGATTCGTTAAGAGGAATGGGTACATTTCAAATCAAAGTAAAACATAGACCTGGATTATTAATAGTCTAGTTAATTTAAAGGAGTGAATTAGAAAATTCATtgggaaaagattaaaatttctccctcgtggggcacctgggtggctcagtgggttaagcctctgcctttggcttgggtcatgatctcagggtcctgggatagagtccctcatcgggactctctgctctgtggggagactacttcccccctttctctccgcctgctgctctgcctacttgtgctttctctctctgtgaaataaataaaatctttaaaaaaataaaataaaatttctccctTATTTGACATGAAATACTGACAGGATAAAAAGTTCATCTTTTGGGGGTTGATTCTGACCATCTGGTCAAGGTGGTGTCAACTCAAGAAAGAGTACTTACCATTGGTCCCTACTGTGCACAAGACTCACAGCTCAGacataaaagaaatttagaagttTTCCCAAATTTGACAATATTCTGAAAACTTTACATGGCATTAAGCTTTACAACTTAAAGAAAATTGCTTAAACTAGCCACAAAAAATTTAATCTCGTAAAGGCCTAATTATCTTCCTTTTCTAGAAAGACAACAAAATCATTGTTTTATGACTAAATAATCAAAGAATACACAgcaaaaaatgcagagaaaaattaTTATAGAACTATACGATGGAgctgattattaaaaataatattcaatgtCTCTAAAATGTATGATGTTTGTGATAGTGGTCAATTTTATAAGCTgtaatttgttatttcttcttttaaatattcccTTTCTAGCCTAGTTCTGTATTTAGGActtgtattctgtttctttaagaaaagaataccCTAGATTTTAAAAGCTTCAGGCCTCCACAAAACCTGGTCCTGTCCCTGTTCAACATGCTTCCCCTTGCTTCCTGTCCTTGGCCATATTGGATTCCCTCTGCGCCCACCGCTTAGaaaagtgcctgacacatagtaatatcagaaaaatatctgtagatgaatgaatgactcagAAACTGGAATGCTAGAATGTTAAGTACGTGAAAATGTACATTTTGTCTGTTTGATTCATTACTACATTCCCACATCCAGAATATTGCCTGGCTTACAGCAAGTGCacaattcaacttttaaaaactgaatccAGTCCTATTCAACTGCAGATAACGCTTATTTCCATTGCCTCCAATTATTCccagtttacaaagcactttctcAAGATCCTCTCCACAGCTTGGAGaggtgtcattttcattttagagttAAGGTTAAATGGGGGATCAGAGGAGAGATTACTTGCCCATGGTCACTCAGTCCGTGGCAGAGCTGAAATTCAAACCCAGAGCTCGAGGACCAGAAAACTTTATCCTCCGTGGTGCTACCAGTAAGATGTCCCACACCAGGAAAGCAAGTATTGAAGAAACCAGTCCTACACCCCAGAACAGGCAGGTTCTGGAGGAATTACTCTGTATGGACAGCAGGTGGCGCCCGTGCACAGAGTAGTTACCCCAGTCTGCCAGTCTGGGAAGGAGTGCAAAACGTGTCAAAAATCAAACTTTGAACCGCTGGTTTAATTTGCTCTCGACTGTCCTGCATTTGCTTCCTTGATTATTGCTCTTTGGTCCTTGGTAGAAAAACCTGATATTTTCCTCCTGAGTGGGGGAAACCTCAGTTCTCCACACCTCCTATatgtttctcctttatttatacATAGAACACTTCTGGCATTTATGGTCACAAAAACTGTGGTTCTCcgcccacccctctccctccagctcccagcGATTCTCTGTGATACCAGTTGGATGCCCTAGAATTTAACTCAGTtttgacactatctacctggagatcCCACCGCTGAAGGGCTCAGACCCACAGACTTCTCCTCCCCATTTCAGATATCCTTAGAACTTCTGTCTGGTTTGGCTACAGATTGGAGAATCTCATGATCCCCTCCCTGGTTCAGTTAATTTCAAAGAATGGCTCACAGAAGTCAGGAAATGCTCACTTACCTTTACCAGCTAATTAAAGGATGCAGATGATGAGCCAGAGGAAGAGATACATAGGATGAGGTCTGGGAGGGTCCCCAGCACAGAAGCTTCTGTTCCTGTGGCACCAGAGTATGTCACACTCTGGTGCATGGATGTGTTCACCAATCTCGAAGTTCCCTCAACCCCCTAATATTGGGATTTCATGGAGGCTTCCTTACATAGGCACTATCAATTATAAGCTCCATTTCCAGTCCCCGTCCCCTCTGGAGGATGGGATTGGGGcactgaaaattccaagctttgTATTCATGGCTTTGTCTTTTTGGTGACTGGCCCACATCCAGGAGCCAGTCACCCAGGAGCCGACCAGAGTCGCCTCATTAGAGCCAAAGATGCCTCTAGTGCTCTTATCACATTGGAATTTACAAGGGATTTTAGATGCTCTGTGTCAGGGATGGGGTCAAAGACAAATATTGGAATAAGAGATACTCCTAGAGCTCTTATCCCTTAAGAGATTACAAGGGACTGAGAAGCTCTCTACCAGGAACCAGGGGCACAGATCAATACATATTTTCCATTATCTCACAGAGCCTCCgttttctcctctgtcaaatgGGAATATTAATATGCGGTCCCTAGCCAGGTGATATGTTTTGGTGTCTGTGCATAGTAGATAGTAAGCATGTGTCCTCCTTCTGACAGGGCCCAAGGCACTCCCCAGCCATACAGAGTACTTCTTAGCCCTACATATTGGCCAGAACATGATTTCCAGAAGGGATAGGAGGGAAATTCACTTTCGTTGATCACCTACAGTGGTAGCTGAAAAGTGACCCTCACACCTTCGTCCCTGGCATTTGTGAATGTTACTTTACATGGGTAAAAGAAGCGGGGGGTGGGAGACATATGTCTTCAGAGATGTGATagagttaaggatcttgagataagattatcctggattattctgGTGGGCTCTAGAGGCACTCATATATCCTCCTgtcagaggaaggcagagggagagttcTCACACAGAGGAGAGGACCACGGGAAGACAGAGCAGAGATGGGAGTGATGTGGCTTCAAGCAGGTCACCAGGAGGGCTGGTGGCCACCAGAAGCTAAGAGAGGCCAGGAACACACTCTTTTCTAGGGTGTCTGGAGGGAATAGAGGTCTGGTTGACACCTTGATTCTGGCCCACTGACACTGAAGGGCTCAGTGACACAGGAGCAGCACTGGGGCCTGCGGGTCTAAGGCAGGacaggcaggggaagggcaggactCCACCTAAGATCTGGGGCTCAAGAGATGCTGGGGACACAGAGCAGGCACCTGGCTGAGGACACCAGATTCTGGGTCAGCTTCCTAACCATGGTGATTCCACAGGGGTTGTCCTAGGTGTCTGAGTTCCCCTCCCACACACAGTCCCTCTTGTCCAAGGGCAGGAAGATGGAGTACCTGAGCCTGAtgtttctgtctcctctctcctaGGGCAGCCCTCCCTCAACTGTTGATCAGAAGAGCCCGTCACCCCATGCATAAAAGCTCTGCTCGGGCAAGAGATACATCCACCTAGACATGCTGACCTTGACTCATTGTATTGTCCTTGTCAACTTAGCTCCACTAAACCTCAGTtccttcatccataaaatggagatgTAATATCACTCTTGCCAAGCCATCGAGTGGGTTGAGTGCAGTAAGATCTTTATAGTATTTCAGTATTAGGGGGAGTGAATACCAATGAAAATGAGTAGCTTACGTGGCATGTACACAGCCTTATTAGATAGCAGGCACAATGGTAAAAGTTCGATTTTATCAACTCATTTGTTCCTCACTACAACCTCAGGAAGTAGGAAatactattattcccattctacagatggtgaaactgaggttcagagagtcTAACAACTTGGCCAAGGGCACATAATTAGTGACTGGGATTTGAACAGAAGCAGTGAGGCTCCAGGCTCCAGACTCATTTAAAAATGgtagctgttatttttttttaaggtttatttaattatgaaagagagtgtgtgtgtacatggggcagggagagaggcctagggagagagagaaatctcaagcaggcttcatgcccagcacagagcttgaggtggggcttaatctcacgacccagagatcatgacctgagctgaaatgaagagttgaacgcttaactgatggagccacccggCTGCTCCAAATGGTAGCTGTTATTAATTATAATAGCTGAAATTTATGTGCCAAGGTCATGTTAATGCATTTCATTTGCTCAGTAGCCCATCAGGTAAATGTTATTATCCCCACTTGATCGAGGAGTAAACTGAGGCCAGAAAAGTGATTTGCTTAAAGTCACAGACCTAGTAAGTAGCAGACCTGGGATTCAAAGCCAGGCAGCCTGGTATCAAAGCCCTCGCTCTTAATCCCTACATCATATCACTGTGTACAGATGATGAATGAGAAAGGTGGGTAGGGAAGAATAAACCTACCCTACACTAACAAACTACAATATGTCCAGGTGTCAAAATTTGAGCAGATCCATCAGATTCCCTCTGTAAGGACTTTGATGTAGAGATGTAGCAGGAGGGCAAATCTTTTCGCCGTCACAGTGGAGACTGAAATGATGCAGAAGGAAGACCAGAAAGTAAATCCCAGGAGGCATAGTCACGGGAAGCGGAAGGCACAAGGTAGAACCAGGATATAGCCTTGGTTCTCAGACTTGCGCTGGGTGGTGGAGCAGCAGGTAGGGGCATGCAGACTCCGTCCCCAGGCCCCCACTCAGCAGCTCAGACTCAGCAGGCCAGAAGGGCACCCAGGAGTCAGCATTTCGAACCCGTGCCCAAGGAGCTTCTGATGAGAGACCAATGAGGACTGGCTCTGACAGGGTGGACAGCTGATCTGTGGAGAGAGAATGGACGTGCGTCTGGGGTGGAGGGGCGAGGGGGTGATCCCCATACACTCCCTACCAGTCCCAGCCTTTTGCCGGGACAGACCACATGACCAAGTCTAGCCACTGGGCTGTGGGCAGAAGGGACATCTATCCCTTCTTGGCTGATGCGTCAAAGAGCCAGTGACTGACTCTCCAGGTGTATCTCACCTGCTGTGACATCCCTTGACATCCTGGATGGTGGCTGGGTCCCTGAGCCAGAGCACATTCCCCAACCTGCCTGCACACGTGGTGTGAGCAAGAAGTGGACACTGAGATGCCAGGGTCTATCATAGCAGCAGAGCTGAGCCCACCTGTCAGTACCACGTTGTGGCACTGGAAAGCTGGGGACAAGAGAGTGAACTCTTGTAGACCCAGGTATATCCTCCACTGCCAAGAGTTTTTGCTCCTGGACGGTAAGGACGTTCTCCCTCTCCTATCATGCTGCCTGTCTTTACCGCAAGCCCCGCCTCAGTTAGTGCCTGGTCCTTGCAGTCCATGCTCCTCTAGAAAGATCTCTGGCCCTTCTGGTGTGCTGGTTTTAAATCATGACTGCCAACTCTTTATGCCCTCCGCTCAAGAGGCGGAgttgaattctctttctcttgaatATGAGCTAGTCTTAGTGCCTGACTTCTGCAAGGAATGCAGAGTGGTGACACACGGTGTGGCTTCTGAAGCTGTGTCATAAAGGCCATAGAGCTACCTCCTGACTGCTTGGATGCTTGCTCCTGGCACCAGCCACCACTCTGTGAGGCCACGTGGAGGCGGCCCATGTAGATGTTCCAGCTGACAGCCGCATGTGAGGTCCCCGGCAACAGCCAGTAGCCACTGCCAGGCACACGAATAAGGGACAGCCACCATCTGACTGTATCCACCTGGGGGACCTGCGGCAAGGGCCACCAGCCAAGCCCCGCCAATCCCCAGAAATGTGGGCAATATGATCTACTATAATAAGGACGGGTTTTTGCAATAGTAAAATGATTGTCATTGTTTTAAGCTTGGGGACAGTCTGTGGCCCACGAGAACACAGGGCCCTGCATGGTGTCACACCAATCCCAGGTCTGGAAGCTGGCACTACACAAAAGTGAGCCTCTGATCATTTCTCATCAGTCATGGCGTAAGTCCTGAGCCGTCTGTCCTAACCTGCCCTGGCTATCACATCCTGAATGGTTCTTCCTTTTGCTCCTCATTTTTTAGCTTCCAacttcgtctttttttttttttttttccacatctctGTCCCATCCTCTCCTCACTCTTGGATGTGAGGCTTGGGTGTATAGTCTTGTTCTGCTGCTTTAGCAGAGAAAATACTGGATTTCCCTTTCTGAAACCATGGCCCCAAGCTCCCTCTGGTGCTTACTGTCTGTTCTGAACATACGTGATTTCCAGCCCAGCCCTCTAAGAACCCATGCTGAAGGTGCCACTTCCACTCCAAGCCTCCATGCCCCACTAAGCTTGGGCTGAGTTTGCTCTGACTGAGCATCAGGAGCTGAACCTTGGTTCCAGATATGAGTTCTTGGAGAACAACAAATACCCTAGCAGAGGAGACAGGCTCAGGGGTCCCAGGTCTATCTTCCTAGATTGGTAGAGGGACACTTGGCAGGGGCTTTTGGTCTGGGGGCCCAGCTGTGGGAAgctgggaggggtggtgggtgctGGTAGCTGACATTGGGCTTGGGCATGGCAGACCAGTATCCTTTGCTTTACATGGCCGGGCAGATATCTCACTCCACGATGGCTGCTAACAAGCTTGTCTGTCTGTAATAGTCACAGTTTTGCAAATCAGTACATAATCACACAACAGTAAGGACAAGTTACCATTTATTAGCCTTTCCAATGCCAAGTGCTGGGTCAAGtgatttctatgcatttttcatttaatttgtacAATCATCTCAGGAGGCAGATAttagcttccccccccccaaatgagataactgaggctcagagagtttgagggactaattgaaaaaaataaatcgggatgccttggtggctcaatcagtgaagcgtctgccttttgctcaggtcatgatcttggggttctgggatcaagtctttaatgggactccttgctcaatggggagcctcttcctctgcctgccactccccctgcttgtgctcactctctgttgctctctcaaaaataaatcaataaaatcttaacaaaaataaggtaaataaatgGTGGAGCTGGAATGAGAATTCAGGGTGACAACCACGTTTATAATCAGAAGCATGCACGTTAAGATCACACTGTAATACCATTTTACACCCACTCTCTTGGCAACAATGAAGATTGATAAcgccaagtgttggtgagaatgtggagcaacagggACTCTGAGACACTGCTTTTGAGAGTGGGAGTGTCCCACTCTGGACAACAGGTTTCTTGTAAACTTGAGCATTCAACTACCTCCAGTTCAACCCTCCTTTACACGCCCTAGAGAAACTCGTGTTCCTGTGCACCAAGGGACATAGACATTAGTGATTCCAACAACACTGGTAGGACTAGCCAGAGCTGTGTCAGTCAGAAACAGGCAGGAGACAGAAGCCACTTCAGTTATTTAAGGGAGAAAATTTAACGTAAAGAattgttggggtgcctaggtggctcagtcagttaagcatccaactcttggttttggctcaggtcacgatctcaaggtgatgagattgagccctgtgtcaagctccacactcagaggggtctgcttgagattgtctgcattccccccaaccccaccacacACAGCTCCGCTCTTGCTCATATGTGCGCTcactctcaataaaataaaataaaataaaataaaaatttaaaaaaattgctaacTAGGTATAAAGTTGTTAACTAGGTGACTGAAGGGTTATAAAAAGAACTCGAAGATAGAATGAAGGTAGCGCCAGGGctgaggataaaaagaaaagcaactgaaATTATTAACACTTAGAAACAGTGGAGGAGCCCTGGGAAGTAAACTTCAGATATCTGAGAAGGGCACTCTCCTCAATTGGGGCTCATGTCTCGCCCGCCCGAGAAGGTCCAGATGTGGCAAAAACCAGGCTTTAAGGATGGAGGCTCAGACCATCTGGAGCTGGTGTCTCTGGCTTTGGAAGAAGGGCCCTTTGGGGCTGGGATCTAGAACCTTGAGAAGGGAAGAGCTGCTGTGAGAAGAAGCCCTCCTGGCTGGTGCTCCCAGGACCTGGGGCCCACAGCAGCAGCCAAGAACTGAGATGAAAAAGCaagttctttctctctgctctagCCCTGCGGTGTCCCTCTAGCCTCACCCTACTTGTTGGCAAAGACTCACAAAGTCTAACCCAGAGCAGCTGGTTAACACAGAAATGTGGTGTTTGGGGTCCCAGTCCCAGCATCACagaacaggtattttttttttaagtatttatttttagctgTGGTAAAACGTAGCATAAGGTCAATGTTACCTTTAGACACCAACTCCCCCATTGTCCCCTCCCTGAGCTCCTGGCCACCATgcttctactctctgtttctatggatCTGACTACTCCAGGtgcctcatataaatggaatcgtacAATGTCCTTCCGTGACTGGCTCCTGGCACTTAGCATCATGTCTTCAAGggtcacccatgttgtagcacatgtcagaatttccttccttttcaacaACCGACATTCCATTTCATGTATATACCATATTCTGTCTATCCACTCAGCTATTGAtggacaaatatttttttatattatcaaatattGTATTAAAATCCCAGGTTAATCTGACTATAAACATTGTACATATAACACTCCTCCCCCCTCTTTGCCCCTGTATACAATGGGTTTACTTTTTCAAAGCCATAAAAATGATATTCTAACAACGTGCAAGTagattttccaaaaacaaaagtcCTACCAATAACTGGACCATCTTAACatgaggctttttaaattttcggCTGTCTTACTTAAAGTCTCTCTTAGGCAGATAGAGTCTGTCAAAGTGATGAGGCCAGCATCTCACACAACTGAGAACAGACTGGGTCTGCGGTCGCAGAGCTGTTGCTGTCAATCCTGAGTGAGCAAAATGCCCTTTTCTTCAGCATTTCTCTTTGCATCTTTGAACATCCGGATTGTGTTCCTCCCGATTCTTTCGGTTGCACAGGAGGGAAACCCCTCTAAGTCAGCTTAAGCAAAACCTAATGTGTGTGTGGCGGAGGACGGCGGTCATGGGACTTACTGGTTTCTGTCACTGGAAAGAATACAGAAGTAACTCACAGAACTAGGGCCTGAAACCAgcaccttcctctctgcccagctctccatggccctccctccacctctctttCCTTGCTACTGCGCTCAGGTCTTCTTCACCCGGCAAGTGCGTGTGGCCCTTGCAACTCCAGGGGCAAGAACATACAGAGCGGGATCCCAGAGAAGGATCCCAGAGAAGGGCTGTGATTGGCTCTGTTGAGTCGCATGGTCCCCGGTTGGGCCAATCATGTTGTTAGGGTGATCGCGAGTTATTATTGGCCAGGCCTGGTCACATGCCCATCTGTAGGGCCAGATTGGTAATGGGGTCTGTGGCTTTCagacagaggaaaggggaggcctcctgggaagacagaaaacaattgCGGAGTCACTCTAATGGGGCGGGGGTCTGTTTTTCACCATAGTAACAGGAAACATCCTGGGCACACACTGAGTTCTTTCTTTGTTCTAATGATCACCTTGAGGGGATCGTGCTGGCCAGAGGCCAGTGTTTGAGAAGCAAGTCAACATCTGATACCTTATTTGTGCCTCACCAAAAACCCGGAGGAGCAACAGAAGAGTTGAGTGACAGGTTTAGGAATATACCGTGGATTACCGCAGAGAAGAACCCAGAGCCCTGGCTCCCTGACTCCCACTGCAGTGCTCTCCCCCAGCAACATCACGAAGTTTGGACAAGTGGTGGGAAGGTTCAAGCCGGGGGGGTCAGGCCCGGCCAGTTAAGGGAGGGAGCTTCGTCTGCTCTCCACCCCTTGGAGGAGCTGGGCGAGCCTCTTGGTGGGGATGGGAGGATGACCCCTGGCTTCAGAGCCTGCTCAAGCTCTGACGGGGGACGTCCCTCCACTGGACCTGGAGTCCTCCCAGTGGGCACTCTCAGTGCGCAGCTCCTCCAGGACACTGTCAAGATGCCTCAGTGTGAGCAGGAGTCTCTGGTCTTGAACTTGCATCTCGGCCTAGGAGAGAGAATCAGCGTGAGGGGGCTGGGCGTTTCCCAGAAAGTTTATTCCCATCACTGTCTCATTGGAGACAGACCCACAGCCTCACAGAAGGCGTGTCcacccaagcctcagtttctttatctgcaaagtGGAAAGCAAACTACTTACCTTTCAAGGCTCTTAGGAGGACTGAATGAGCCAgtctatgttttaaaatatgagatgctccaggcgcctgggtggctcagtacacTGGgactcagactcttgatttgggttcaggtcatgatctcagggtcatgggattgagccctgtatcctgctctatgctcagcatgcagtctgcttgagattctctctctccttccctctccctctgcccccatactcacacactctctctcaaataaataaatctttaaaatatgagaTGCTCAACTACAAGCCCTGTGATAATTTTCAGCATCATCAGCATCATCAAATGTTATTCTTATTTACACCCTCACTGTATGCTTTAATTCTCACTGCAACAAACAAATCGCTTTATAGGAATAAGGTGAAAGTGacttcatattaaaataaagtgGAGTGCACCCTACTGGCAGGCAGGAGCCCTTTGTAAATTATTAACGTATGTTAATATGTTATGTGAGCCTCAACATAAGGCCCAGGGAACCCTTGGATCCCAGAAAGATTTAGGGGTCCAGGGAGGTCAAAACGACTTTCATGACAATACTAAGATATTCTCTGCCCCTTTATACTTTTACGAGCCCTCAGTGGAATTTTCCAGAAGCTACATGATGTGTAATGTGGTATCTGATGGCATGCAGAAGCAGATAGGAGAATCCAGCAGTTTTCTATCATAAAGAGTTTACCGTTGTTCTTTTTAAGTGCATTAAGTAAACACTAAAAATGTGTCCTTCTGTCCACACTGGTTGATATAACTCACATCATATgatgttaaatctttttttttttccaactaagTAATTCTCACACATGATCCAATATTGAGAAGCTACAAAAGGGCCTGTGAGGAAGTTTCCCCCACCTCATCCCACTCCCTCCAGCAACTCAGTCTGCTTCTCAGGGGCTCCTCTGGGAACAGTGTCCCTTCTGTCTGCCCATCTTTCCAGAGgtaattattaacattattttcccACTAGAATAGCGTTTTATTTTCATGACAAACTAATTACTTCACAGGTGTGAAGATAAAGGCCATTTCCTACACGCCAGCAGAAGCTGGCCATCCAACAGAGTagatggaaggagggagaacCACCTCCCGAGAATGCTGGGGGCTCCCCAGGCTGCAATGAGTGTGGTAGCAGGGCCACCCCTTCCCAAATTCTTGGGAAAACATTAAGTCTGTGTTTTCTCACTTCTAGGGTTTTCCTCCcacacatttttatct comes from Mustela nigripes isolate SB6536 chromosome 7, MUSNIG.SB6536, whole genome shotgun sequence and encodes:
- the C7H20orf202 gene encoding LOW QUALITY PROTEIN: uncharacterized protein C20orf202 homolog (The sequence of the model RefSeq protein was modified relative to this genomic sequence to represent the inferred CDS: substituted 1 base at 1 genomic stop codon); the encoded protein is MKTEEPTASLGQTLEWLRKELAEMQVQDQRLLLTLRHLDSVLEELRTESAHWEDSRSSGGTSPVRAXAGSEARGHPPIPTKRLAQLLQGVESRRSSLP